A region from the Sandaracinus amylolyticus genome encodes:
- a CDS encoding acyl-CoA dehydrogenase: MQLELTEEQKMVLQLARDFATREVEPKARELDKEGRWPTELVARMAELGLMGVAIPEQYGGAGFDNVSYALAIEEISRACASTGVIMSVNNSLVCDPLYKFGSEAQKKEFLAPLASGKLLGCFGLTEPASGSDASHMETVAEDKGDHWIVNGAKNWITNGPAADVILLFAAHDRSLGARGTVSLIIPKGTPGFTLNPRDHKLGIHAAHSCTVFFENVKVPKAQMLGEPGMGFKIAMSTLDGGRIGIASQALGIARAAFEKAVEYSKVRKAFGEPIANKQAIQFMIADMATELDAARLLTHRAAWMKDQGVRHSQQSAMAKLFASEAATKIAHKAIQIHGGYGYSTEYDVERHYRDARITEIYEGTSEIQRIVIAANALKA; the protein is encoded by the coding sequence ATGCAGCTCGAGCTCACCGAAGAACAGAAGATGGTCCTGCAGCTGGCGCGCGACTTCGCGACTCGCGAGGTCGAGCCCAAGGCTCGCGAGCTCGACAAGGAAGGGCGCTGGCCCACCGAGCTCGTCGCGCGCATGGCCGAGCTCGGGCTGATGGGCGTCGCGATCCCGGAGCAGTACGGCGGCGCGGGCTTCGACAACGTCTCGTACGCGCTCGCGATCGAGGAGATCTCGCGCGCGTGCGCGAGCACCGGCGTGATCATGTCGGTGAACAACTCGCTCGTCTGCGACCCGCTCTACAAGTTCGGCAGCGAGGCGCAGAAGAAGGAGTTCCTCGCGCCCCTCGCGAGCGGAAAGCTGCTCGGCTGCTTCGGCCTCACCGAGCCCGCGAGCGGCAGCGACGCGTCGCACATGGAGACCGTCGCGGAGGACAAGGGCGATCACTGGATCGTCAACGGCGCGAAGAACTGGATCACCAACGGCCCGGCCGCCGACGTGATCCTGCTGTTCGCCGCGCACGATCGCTCGCTCGGCGCGCGCGGCACCGTCTCGCTGATCATCCCGAAGGGCACGCCGGGCTTCACGCTGAACCCGCGCGATCACAAGCTCGGGATCCACGCCGCGCACTCGTGCACCGTGTTCTTCGAGAACGTGAAGGTGCCGAAGGCGCAGATGCTCGGTGAGCCCGGCATGGGCTTCAAGATCGCGATGTCGACGCTCGACGGTGGCCGCATCGGCATCGCGTCGCAGGCGCTCGGCATCGCGCGCGCCGCGTTCGAGAAGGCCGTCGAGTACAGCAAGGTGCGCAAGGCGTTCGGCGAGCCGATCGCGAACAAGCAGGCGATCCAGTTCATGATCGCCGACATGGCGACCGAGCTGGACGCGGCGCGCCTCCTCACCCACCGCGCGGCGTGGATGAAGGACCAGGGCGTGCGTCACTCGCAGCAGTCGGCGATGGCGAAGCTCTTCGCGTCCGAGGCGGCGACGAAGATCGCTCACAAGGCCATCCAGATCCATGGCGGGTACGGCTACTCGACCGAGTACGATGTCGAGCGCCACTACCGCGATGCGCGCATCACCGAGATCTACGAGGGCACGAGCGAGATCCAGCGGATCGTCATCGCGGCGAACGCGCTGAAGGCGTGA
- a CDS encoding AgmX/PglI C-terminal domain-containing protein gives MDRLWVGRSAIGAVVALGLVACGSSEPTQTAARGDATVGAERPAERDDGSEITGLLGTIRPDQVDNALQPRMDAFMRCLAPRLSEVEFLGGDVRLAFRIHTDGTVAWVYPSQTTIGDRQAERCVLDVARRARFPRPHGGEAEFTWGFAFDPPEDVRPPTSWEATHVGQALMSGAPDLASRCGVSGVRVTAYVAPGGRVLAAGASAPDAQTLESVDCVVDAVRGLTMPDPGSYAAKVTFLVQ, from the coding sequence ATGGATCGACTCTGGGTGGGGCGTTCGGCGATCGGGGCCGTGGTGGCACTCGGTCTCGTGGCATGCGGCTCGTCGGAGCCGACGCAGACCGCGGCGCGCGGCGACGCGACGGTGGGCGCCGAGCGTCCCGCCGAGCGCGACGACGGCAGCGAGATCACCGGTCTGCTGGGCACGATCCGCCCCGACCAGGTCGACAACGCCCTCCAGCCGCGCATGGACGCGTTCATGCGCTGCCTCGCGCCGCGGCTGAGCGAGGTCGAGTTCCTCGGCGGCGACGTGCGCCTCGCGTTCCGCATCCACACCGACGGCACCGTCGCGTGGGTGTACCCGAGCCAGACGACGATCGGCGATCGCCAGGCCGAGCGCTGCGTGCTCGACGTGGCGCGTCGCGCGCGCTTCCCGCGCCCGCACGGCGGCGAGGCCGAGTTCACGTGGGGCTTCGCGTTCGATCCACCCGAGGACGTGCGCCCGCCGACGAGCTGGGAAGCGACGCACGTGGGCCAGGCGCTGATGAGCGGCGCGCCGGATCTCGCGTCGCGCTGCGGCGTGAGCGGGGTCCGCGTGACGGCGTACGTCGCGCCGGGCGGGCGTGTGCTCGCGGCCGGCGCGAGCGCGCCGGATGCGCAGACGCTCGAGTCGGTGGACTGCGTCGTCGACGCGGTGCGCGGGCTGACGATGCCCGATCCCGGCTCGTACGCGGCGAAGGTGACGTTCCTGGTGCAGTGA
- a CDS encoding acetyl-CoA hydrolase/transferase family protein, which translates to MRVVSTPEEAVAPIESGHRVYLHEAAMAPVSLIHAMTERARALRDVEVVHLHTNAPAPYVAPDMVGHVRHNALFVGANVREAVQSGRADFTPVFLSEVPSLFRDGTLPLDVAMVQVSPPNRHGYCRLGTSVACARAAVDHARVVIAEINEQVPRTDGNSAVHVDRITLAVHVDRALPEHHDEPPGPVERAIGALVAAQIPDGATLQMGIGSIPDAVLDALHSRSDLGIHTEMFSDGVLRLVKSGAVTGARKTRFKNRVVTSFAMGSRALYEHCDHNASIEFHPSDVVNDAVEIASQHAMMAINSAIAIDLTGQVCADSIGDRIWSGIGGQMDFVRGAVQSPGGKAFIALPSTAKNGTLSRIVPRLSPGSGVVTTRGHVQWVVTEHGAVNLRGRSLRERADMLISIAHPDFRAELRAAAVERKLFV; encoded by the coding sequence ATGCGCGTCGTGTCCACTCCCGAAGAGGCGGTCGCTCCGATCGAGAGCGGCCATCGCGTCTATCTCCACGAGGCCGCGATGGCGCCGGTCTCGCTCATCCACGCGATGACCGAGCGCGCGCGCGCGCTGCGCGACGTGGAGGTCGTGCACCTCCACACGAACGCGCCCGCGCCCTACGTCGCGCCGGACATGGTCGGGCACGTGCGGCACAACGCGCTCTTCGTGGGCGCGAACGTGCGCGAGGCGGTGCAGTCGGGGCGCGCCGACTTCACGCCGGTGTTCCTCTCGGAGGTGCCCTCGCTCTTCCGCGACGGCACGCTGCCGCTCGACGTCGCGATGGTGCAGGTCTCGCCGCCGAACCGTCACGGCTACTGTCGCCTCGGGACCTCGGTCGCGTGCGCGCGCGCCGCGGTCGACCACGCGCGCGTCGTGATCGCGGAGATCAACGAGCAGGTGCCGCGCACCGACGGGAACTCGGCGGTGCACGTCGATCGCATCACGCTCGCGGTGCACGTCGATCGCGCGCTGCCCGAGCACCACGACGAGCCCCCGGGCCCCGTCGAGCGCGCGATCGGCGCGCTGGTCGCCGCGCAGATCCCCGACGGCGCGACGCTGCAGATGGGGATCGGATCGATCCCCGATGCGGTGCTCGATGCGCTGCACTCGCGCAGCGATCTCGGCATCCACACCGAGATGTTCAGCGACGGAGTGCTGCGCCTCGTGAAGAGCGGCGCGGTGACCGGCGCGCGCAAGACGCGCTTCAAGAACCGCGTCGTCACGTCGTTCGCGATGGGCTCGCGCGCGCTCTACGAGCACTGCGATCACAACGCGTCGATCGAGTTCCACCCGAGCGACGTGGTGAACGACGCGGTCGAGATCGCGTCGCAGCACGCGATGATGGCGATCAACTCGGCGATCGCGATCGATCTGACCGGTCAGGTGTGCGCGGACTCGATCGGCGATCGCATCTGGAGCGGCATCGGCGGGCAGATGGACTTCGTCCGCGGGGCCGTGCAGAGCCCGGGCGGCAAGGCGTTCATCGCGCTGCCCTCGACGGCGAAGAACGGGACGCTCTCGCGGATCGTGCCGCGCCTGTCGCCGGGCTCGGGCGTGGTGACCACGCGCGGTCACGTGCAGTGGGTCGTCACCGAGCACGGCGCGGTGAACCTGCGCGGCCGCTCGCTGCGCGAGCGCGCGGACATGCTGATCTCGATCGCGCACCCCGACTTCCGCGCGGAGCTGCGCGCGGCCGCCGTCGAGCGGAAGCTCTTCGTCTGA
- a CDS encoding nuclear transport factor 2 family protein yields the protein MLDQPHADAFAREWIEAWNAQDLDRILAHWADECVFASPRIVTVMGDPSGTVRGKEALRAYWSRALASAPQLRFELDAVYVGVDCVVIGYRNHRGQRCAEWLRLDGEGRAVEGRASYAG from the coding sequence ATGTTGGACCAACCTCACGCGGACGCGTTCGCACGCGAGTGGATCGAAGCGTGGAACGCGCAGGACCTCGACCGCATCCTCGCGCACTGGGCGGACGAGTGCGTGTTCGCATCGCCGCGCATCGTGACGGTGATGGGCGACCCGAGCGGCACCGTGCGCGGCAAGGAGGCGCTGCGCGCGTACTGGTCGAGAGCGCTCGCGAGCGCGCCGCAGCTGCGCTTCGAGCTCGACGCGGTGTACGTGGGCGTCGACTGCGTCGTCATCGGCTATCGCAACCACCGCGGACAGCGCTGCGCGGAGTGGCTGCGGCTCGACGGTGAAGGACGCGCGGTGGAGGGCCGCGCGTCGTACGCGGGGTGA